One window of the Pristis pectinata isolate sPriPec2 chromosome 13, sPriPec2.1.pri, whole genome shotgun sequence genome contains the following:
- the LOC127577369 gene encoding tubulin polymerization-promoting protein family member 3-like, protein MAGTSTNVQALHESFKKFAMHGDTRSTGNEMTGKNWSKVCKDCNIIDGKTVTSTDVDILFSKVKAKSARVINFEEFKAALAELAPKRFKGQSQEEALQSIYGLIAGKDPANLGVTVATKGGGVERLTDTSKYTGSHKERFDESGKGKGISGREYTAENTGYVANYKGAGTYDQKVKK, encoded by the exons ATGGCAGGTACTTCAACTAATGTGCAAGCTCTGCATGAGTCTTTCAAAAAGTTTGCAATGCATGGGGATACCAGGTCCACTGGGAATGAAATGACCGGGAAAAACTGGTCCAAAGTCTGCAAAGATTGCAACATCATTGATGGCAAAACAGTCACCTCAACCGATGTGGATATTCTATTTTCAAAAGTAAA agcCAAATCAGCTCGAGTGATCAACTTCGAAGAGTTTAAAGCAGCTCTGGCTGAACTCGCTCCAAAGAGGTTTAAAGGCCAAAGTCAAGAAGAGGCACTTCAGTCAATTTATGGTTTGATTGCTGGAAAAGACCCAGCTAACCTTGGAGTAACA GTTGCAActaaaggaggtggtgttgaaagATTGACAGATACCTCTAAGTACACAGGTTCCCACAAGGAACGCTTTGATGAAAGCGGAAAAGGCAAAGGGATAAGCGGTAGGGAGTACACAGCAGAAAACACAGGTTACGTTGCGAATTACAAGGGAGCTGGAACATACGACCAGAAAGTGAAAAAGTAG